Proteins encoded within one genomic window of Streptomyces sp. NBC_00523:
- a CDS encoding TetR/AcrR family transcriptional regulator — protein MSAPSPHPRPEKGPRAAEAIFDATLRLLAERGYAGLTIEAVAQEAGVNKTTIYRWWPSKAALLRAALLRARVLDIDVPDTGSLRGDLIALTEQVAALVTGVRTRAVVRALASGTGLADDELAALARDFFADRFAREQPVFARAAARGELPPGADTKLLLDLIAGAVWVRAALRNEPVPAGFAAAVVDAVLPPGYGG, from the coding sequence ATGTCCGCCCCTTCCCCGCACCCCCGCCCCGAGAAGGGCCCCCGCGCCGCCGAGGCGATCTTCGACGCCACGCTGCGGCTGCTCGCCGAGCGCGGGTACGCGGGGCTCACGATCGAGGCCGTCGCCCAGGAGGCGGGGGTCAACAAGACGACGATCTACCGCTGGTGGCCGTCGAAGGCGGCGCTGCTGCGGGCGGCGCTGCTCCGGGCCCGGGTGCTGGACATCGACGTCCCCGACACCGGTTCGCTGCGCGGGGACCTGATCGCGCTCACCGAGCAGGTGGCCGCCCTGGTCACCGGCGTACGGACGCGGGCGGTCGTGCGGGCCCTGGCCTCGGGTACGGGGCTGGCCGACGACGAGCTCGCCGCGCTCGCCCGGGACTTCTTCGCGGACCGGTTCGCGCGCGAGCAGCCGGTGTTCGCCCGGGCCGCCGCACGCGGGGAGCTGCCTCCGGGGGCCGACACGAAGCTGCTGCTCGACCTGATCGCCGGGGCCGTGTGGGTGCGGGCGGCGCTCAGGAACGAGCCCGTACCGGCCGGGTTCGCCGCCGCCGTGGTCGACGCGGTGCTGCCGCCCGGGTACGGCGGCTGA
- a CDS encoding SWIM zinc finger family protein has product MSPAPRRTGAPRPTTGPLAARPGARSRPGPDDLRRTFEAVPARTSGEGEPFAESWWGRAWVAALESLSMDGPRLARGRDYADGGHVAAITVTPGHVVAYVHGSRPRPYRAELRLRTFPDPDWDTLLDAVAARPGHLAALLAKEMPHSLADTATDAGMTLLPAPGDLDPACTCPDRGRPCKHVAALSYQMALLLDTDPFVLLLLRGRGERELLDELARRNAAHSARERPPAPDTPSVPAEEAVAGRFLPPLPAPFPVDPHPGRPPAYPVLPGARDPLALDQLATDAAARAHALLTTGHDPLAGLTTWQDAVRLAAAGPTAGLTATTRALYRELASATGRNITDLARAVAAWRQGEAEGLAVLETPWDPPAGPFDRARPALAAAGFPRFQPWRNHLTHPGGALQLRFGRDGRWYGYESDPGQDEWWPRAAPDHDPVGALLELTGG; this is encoded by the coding sequence ATGAGCCCCGCCCCCCGCCGCACCGGCGCCCCCCGCCCCACCACCGGACCGCTCGCCGCCCGCCCCGGCGCCCGCTCCCGCCCCGGGCCCGACGACCTGCGGCGCACCTTCGAGGCCGTCCCGGCGCGCACGTCCGGGGAGGGCGAGCCGTTCGCGGAAAGCTGGTGGGGCCGGGCCTGGGTGGCGGCCCTCGAATCCCTGTCGATGGACGGCCCGCGCCTCGCCCGGGGGCGGGACTACGCGGACGGCGGCCACGTCGCCGCGATCACCGTCACCCCGGGGCACGTCGTCGCGTACGTGCACGGCAGCCGCCCCCGCCCGTACCGCGCGGAGCTGCGGCTGCGCACCTTCCCCGACCCCGACTGGGACACCCTGCTCGACGCGGTCGCCGCCCGCCCCGGCCACCTCGCCGCGCTCCTCGCCAAGGAGATGCCGCACTCCCTGGCCGACACGGCGACCGACGCCGGGATGACCCTGCTGCCCGCCCCGGGCGACCTCGACCCCGCCTGCACCTGCCCCGACCGGGGCCGGCCCTGCAAGCACGTCGCCGCCCTCAGCTACCAGATGGCCCTCCTGCTGGACACCGACCCGTTCGTCCTGCTCCTGCTGCGCGGCCGGGGCGAGCGCGAGCTGCTCGACGAGCTGGCCCGGCGCAACGCCGCGCACTCCGCCCGGGAGCGGCCCCCCGCCCCCGACACCCCGTCCGTCCCCGCCGAAGAGGCGGTGGCCGGCCGCTTCCTGCCCCCGCTGCCCGCGCCCTTCCCCGTCGACCCGCACCCGGGCCGCCCGCCCGCCTACCCGGTCCTCCCCGGCGCCCGGGACCCGCTCGCCCTGGACCAGCTCGCCACCGACGCGGCGGCCCGCGCCCACGCCCTGCTGACCACCGGCCACGACCCGCTCGCCGGGCTCACCACCTGGCAGGACGCCGTCCGCCTCGCCGCCGCCGGACCCACCGCCGGGCTCACCGCGACGACCCGCGCCCTCTACCGGGAGCTGGCCTCCGCCACCGGCCGCAACATCACGGACCTGGCCCGCGCCGTGGCCGCCTGGCGGCAGGGCGAGGCCGAGGGACTGGCGGTCCTGGAAACCCCGTGGGACCCCCCGGCCGGCCCGTTCGACCGCGCCCGCCCGGCCCTCGCCGCCGCCGGCTTCCCCCGCTTCCAGCCCTGGCGCAACCACCTCACGCACCCCGGCGGCGCTCTCCAGCTCCGCTTCGGCCGCGACGGCCGCTGGTACGGCTACGAGTCGGACCCGGGCCAGGACGAGTGGTGGCCGCGCGCCGCCCCCGACCACGACCCGGTCGGCGCGCTCCTGGAGCTGACCGGCGGCTGA
- a CDS encoding HXXEE domain-containing protein translates to MTWGLLAAWAANDLEEIATMAGWLRTARPRLRKRLPWVPDRAWDRADLSQREVNTAIGLMGVLIAAAAADGARTGGRSPFFRTVLAGFGLHGVVHLAQSAAYGGYTPGVATSPTVVIPYSLWARRRLRAAGIPVGGGREAAAGLALLPAAVAGAHAAARVLARPRTPGA, encoded by the coding sequence GTGACCTGGGGGCTGCTGGCCGCCTGGGCGGCCAACGACCTGGAGGAGATCGCCACTATGGCGGGCTGGCTCCGGACCGCGCGGCCCAGGCTCAGGAAGCGGCTGCCGTGGGTGCCCGACCGGGCGTGGGACCGGGCGGACCTCTCGCAGCGCGAGGTGAACACGGCCATCGGCCTGATGGGTGTGCTCATCGCGGCGGCCGCCGCCGACGGGGCGCGCACGGGCGGCCGCAGCCCCTTCTTCCGTACCGTCCTGGCCGGATTCGGGCTCCATGGTGTGGTGCACCTCGCGCAGTCGGCGGCGTACGGCGGCTACACCCCGGGCGTGGCCACCTCGCCGACCGTCGTCATCCCGTACTCGCTCTGGGCGCGGCGCCGGTTGCGGGCGGCGGGCATCCCGGTCGGCGGAGGCCGCGAGGCGGCGGCCGGACTGGCGCTCCTCCCGGCCGCCGTGGCGGGCGCGCACGCGGCGGCCCGGGTGCTGGCCCGGCCCCGTACGCCCGGCGCGTGA